The DNA region CCCTGAGATACATCGTGGAAAGTCTTCACACCAAGCCTAACATCGGGGTATCAACCGGCGTAATTCGGATCGCTCCCATAAAGGGCAGCCTCCTGGAAAAGTTTCAAGAGATAGAGTTCCTCCATTCCTTTGAGGTTGGCAGGAGGGTTCAGTCCTACCTCGGGTGGCTCCTCGTTGTTCCCGGGGCCTTTTCGGCTTTCAAGTCCTACTTCCTCAAGAGGCTCCAAACAGTGCCGAAGGATACGCTGGCGGAGGACTTTGACCTCGGTATGATAGCTTATAGAGCAGGGCTTGATTCGGTCTTTGAGCCAAATGCCATTATTTACACGTATCCGGAGACCAGCTGGAGGAGGGCTTACAGGCAGAGGCTCAGGTGGTACTATGGGGGTCTTCAGGTTATGGCCAAGCACAGGGACATGATACTCAACTGGAAATACGGTGAGAAGGGCTTCTTCCTCTTCGCCCACATTATACTTCTGGAGTACCTGCTTTCCTTCATACATGTGTTTGGCATGGTGTCCTTCCCCACGATGGTTCTTCTGCAATACGTTTTCGATATCAGGGTACTCGATTTCACTTTACCTCCTACGGTCATGGCGTTTCTCTTTTTCCTTGTTTTTATCCTCCAGTACCTTCCGGGGGTTTTAATGAGCTCAATTGCAATGGCGATAGAGCACGGCCTGGCCAAGGCTTTCAGCTATCTCACCCCAATCCTTCTCTACTATACCCTCTACAACCCCCTGCTCTCGATAATAAAGGTTGATGCCACCTTACGGTACATGCGGGGGGTGGTCCAGGGATGGTGAGAAAGTTGCTCGCCATGGCCTTTATCCTTGTCCTCGTCTTACCTCCTGTAACCGCGACGGCTATCTACCTATACTCAGATCAGGGGGATATGCCCCTCTACGAGGCCATCTCCGAGAAGGAAAAAGTTGCCCCCGGTGGGGATGGCGATATAGTCCTCGCCCTTGACCTCAACTACGGATTCCTAAACGAAAGCATGAGAGAAAAAGCCTTGGCTCTTTTGACGGAAGCAAAGGCCGGGAGGACTGTCATAGTTGGGCTTAACACCCTCAGGACGCTGGAAAATGGTAGGCCGGGAATATTAGGAGTTCTCGGTCTGACAATAAACTTCACGAAGACGGGCTTAGTTAAGATATCGCCAAACGATCACCTGAAGTTTACCCCCTTCACCTACGACTCAGATACATACGGCATAGCCCTCGTGGGTGGAAAGGCCAAACCGGTGCTCCTCTCTGGGGATATCCCAGTGGTGAGCGAGCTGAGGGTCGGTAAGGGGAGGCTTGTGATCGTCGCCATAAACCCAAGCGCCCTCTATCTTGATACAAAAAACCCAGCAGTTGCGGAGTTCGTGGTGGCCATAATAAGACACTACAAAGGCGGCGTCCCCCTCACGAGTGTGGCAATCGGGGCGTTGGCTTCCGCGGGGGTGGTTGCCTACGCGCTCAACTCCCACAATCCCCGCATCCAGAGGTTCCGGGAGTTTTTGGTGGGTCTTGTCCTGGCATTGGGTGCCTACATGCTCCCCGCGAGGGAAATCCTTAAGAACGAGGTGAGGAGGGGCATCTACGAGTACGTAAAAGCAAAGGGATACACAACCGTAAACGACGTCGCATCGATGTTCTCAATCTCGAGAACCAATGCCAAGTGGCACCTCTCTGTACTCAAGAGGTCCGGTTATGTGGACGAGACGGAAGTTGGCAACACGGTGATCTTCTATCCCGCAGGAAAAAGAAGAGAGGCAATAAAAGCGTTCCTCCTTGAGAACAGAACGAGAAGGGAAATTCTGAAAATGGTTAAGGAGGGAAAGTCCCTCAGCGAAATCTCCAGAGTTCTCGGGCTCAGCAAGTCCACCGTCCACTACAACCTTAGCATACTTGAGAAGCACGGCCTCATAAGGCCAAGGGGGGACGGGAGCTATGAAGTTGCCGAAGATACCTGAGCTCGCTATATTTGTAGGCTTCCTCATAGTTTCAACCGTTGTTGTCATGGTTCTGGGCGTCAAGTACGGAGGCCCTCTGATAAAGGTTGAAGCCGCCAACATACACAGCCTCCTTTCAATGGTTGGAATAGAAAACGCCCTCGTCGGGAACATGATATATCTGCCCGGCGAGAGGATGACCTTCGAGATAACGTGGGAGTGCAGCGGGATGTTCAGTATACTCCTCTACACCGTGGTCTACTTCGCTATCCCGAAGCTCAGGAGGCGTCTCTGGGAATACCTCATCGGCGTGTCAGTAATATATCTCCTGAACCTCGGCAGGATTTTTCTGGCCATATACGCATACCACACCTTTGGGGAGGGGGCCTTCTCGCTGCTCCATTACACCATAGGGCCGCTCCTCATGTTCACGGTGGTTGTCCTTCTCCTCGCGAGCGCGTTTGTGAAGAGCCTTCGTCCAAATTGATTGGGACAGGTGAAACGGCACCGCTAAATTTATAAGGTCAACCTAACATAAGTCGTTCGAAAATCTGGCTAAAGTTTATTTAAAGTCGAATACACTAATTATGACCAGGAACAATCTCTTAGGAGAGATCGTACGGAGGTGAGTGAAATGGAGACAGTTGCAAATTCCTATGGTTGGAATAGCGGGCCGATATTAGCACCAGAAGCGTTCGAGGCAATATACTCATTGTGGGGAGAGATCGTCGAGGGGTCACAACTGGCTGTGCCGCATCTCGTCGGCAGGGCAAGGATCCTGAACGGGGTGGTCTCCCCGATCGAGATGGACGTGGTTCTTCACACAGAAGAGAGACCCCTTATTTTCAGAGAGGGGAACGAGATAAGCTTCATCGTCCCAGTTGAGCCAAGGAACGGCCCGGAAGGGATATACCTTAAGCTTCTACACGCTCTGGGGGAGCAGACATGAAGAGAAAAAACACCGCTGTGGAGATAGCCGCCCCAAAGGAAGCGGTTGAAGCTGTTCTCAACGACGCTCCCTCATTCATAACTAACTGGCCTTACGTGGTAAGGGTGAGCATGAAGGACGGCCTGAAGGCAGAGATAGCGATGCCCCGTTTCGTCTTCAAGTTCAGAGACGTTTATCGCTTTGAACATCATGCCGACTATAACAGCCACATATACGACGGAACAGGCGAGACGGGACAGATCTCCCTCGTGGTCACGCTGAAGGAGTGGCGGAAGAACACGGGCGCAGTCCTCGAGCTCTCTTACCAGGGGAAGGGAGAGTTTTGGCTCGGGAAGACCCTCCAGGACTTCGTTGAGAAAATAGGGTCAGTCCTCAGGGAAATGGCCGAGAACCGGCCGGTTCAGGAGCAGATTCGGGTTCCAGCGAATACCAAGGAGAACATGGCGGCAAGTGTGGACTTCTCGGACCCAATGAGCGTCGCGAGCTTCCTCTCCAAATCAAGAATGGTTCACAGTGGGCTTCACGTCATTAGTGAAAAGGGCCTCTTCGATCTCATAAGCGGACTCAGGGCCACGATACAGGATAGAATCCTGTACATTTCCGGAATAACCAGCGACGGAAGTAGTTCCTTTAAGGTTCTCCTCGACGGGAGCAGAATACTGGCGATAGAGCACAGAACTTCAGAAGGCGTGGAGGTCGTGAAGGTAGAGAACGATGAGGGCTCGAGAAAGGCCCTTGAAATAGCTTCCAGAATACGGGGAACTTATATGGTGAACGTGTGGGTTCCAATAGGGGGTGTTTGAATGATAAAGAATATGAACAGCTATCCCCTGTACGATGATGGCGAACACAAGGTTTACTGGCTTGGTATAGAGGAAGCCGAGGACGAGAGGGGGATTCTCACCAACCAGTACCTCGTCGTTGATGGTAGTGAGGCAGCTATAATCGAGCCAGGGGGCTTTTTTGTCTTCTCCAGGGTTCTTAAAAACGTCTCATCGATAGTGCCGCCGACCCGGATAAAGTACCTCATGTACTCCCACCAGGATCCGGACGTCATAGCAGGTCTAAATCTCTGGTTCGAGTACGCTCCGCTGGCGAAGTTCGTCATCTCGGAGCTCTGGGTTCGCTTTCTCCCGCACCTTGCAGTTCTTAGCGCGGGGAGAACGATAGGCATTCCTGACAGGGGCTCGGATTTCAAGCTTGGAAACTCAACGATAAAGGCCGTCCCAAGCCACTACCTCCACAGTCCGGGAAATTTCTCGTTCTACGACGAGAAGAGTGGGATACTGTTCAGCGGTGACATAGGGGCCGCAGCCTTCCCGAAGGGCGAGTGGTACCTCTTTGTGGAGGACTTTGATGAGCATGCCAAACACATGGAGGGCTTTCACAAGCGCTACATGAGCTCTACGAAGGCTTTGCGGGCGTGGGTCAGACAGGTGAGGAGGCTGAACCCGAGGACCATAGCGCCGCAGCACGGGGCTATCTTCAGTGACGAGAACGTTGGAA from Thermococcus zilligii AN1 includes:
- the artF gene encoding archaeosortase family protein ArtF — translated: MKLPKIPELAIFVGFLIVSTVVVMVLGVKYGGPLIKVEAANIHSLLSMVGIENALVGNMIYLPGERMTFEITWECSGMFSILLYTVVYFAIPKLRRRLWEYLIGVSVIYLLNLGRIFLAIYAYHTFGEGAFSLLHYTIGPLLMFTVVVLLLASAFVKSLRPN
- a CDS encoding helix-turn-helix domain-containing protein, which translates into the protein MVRKLLAMAFILVLVLPPVTATAIYLYSDQGDMPLYEAISEKEKVAPGGDGDIVLALDLNYGFLNESMREKALALLTEAKAGRTVIVGLNTLRTLENGRPGILGVLGLTINFTKTGLVKISPNDHLKFTPFTYDSDTYGIALVGGKAKPVLLSGDIPVVSELRVGKGRLVIVAINPSALYLDTKNPAVAEFVVAIIRHYKGGVPLTSVAIGALASAGVVAYALNSHNPRIQRFREFLVGLVLALGAYMLPAREILKNEVRRGIYEYVKAKGYTTVNDVASMFSISRTNAKWHLSVLKRSGYVDETEVGNTVIFYPAGKRREAIKAFLLENRTRREILKMVKEGKSLSEISRVLGLSKSTVHYNLSILEKHGLIRPRGDGSYEVAEDT
- a CDS encoding oxygen-binding di-iron domain-containing protein yields the protein MIKNMNSYPLYDDGEHKVYWLGIEEAEDERGILTNQYLVVDGSEAAIIEPGGFFVFSRVLKNVSSIVPPTRIKYLMYSHQDPDVIAGLNLWFEYAPLAKFVISELWVRFLPHLAVLSAGRTIGIPDRGSDFKLGNSTIKAVPSHYLHSPGNFSFYDEKSGILFSGDIGAAAFPKGEWYLFVEDFDEHAKHMEGFHKRYMSSTKALRAWVRQVRRLNPRTIAPQHGAIFSDENVGKFLDWLEGLEVGIDVFEGEFYRD
- a CDS encoding glycosyltransferase, with protein sequence MRRKIASYLSALIISMYLVYLDYTMLQYVAWETSRRLFPGIEHYPVYSFVRYLFYLTGAFVITAYATYFIFYIYFRSSEGATKYPRLYPKVSIVVPAYNEGMNIERLLESIYYQDYPFNLVEVIVVDDGSLDATAEIASSWGAKVISHETNLGKARSLEDGIKAATGDVIVTMDADSYFGTGSSLRYIVESLHTKPNIGVSTGVIRIAPIKGSLLEKFQEIEFLHSFEVGRRVQSYLGWLLVVPGAFSAFKSYFLKRLQTVPKDTLAEDFDLGMIAYRAGLDSVFEPNAIIYTYPETSWRRAYRQRLRWYYGGLQVMAKHRDMILNWKYGEKGFFLFAHIILLEYLLSFIHVFGMVSFPTMVLLQYVFDIRVLDFTLPPTVMAFLFFLVFILQYLPGVLMSSIAMAIEHGLAKAFSYLTPILLYYTLYNPLLSIIKVDATLRYMRGVVQGW